Proteins encoded together in one Peribacillus asahii window:
- a CDS encoding tyrosine-type recombinase/integrase: MSKKIEKNMLRERAKKLPDVTDEMWKQVNEDYRLLVEEYISVQSHSPQTKKQYTSSLRQFGWFMCQSMNNKPLYKITKRDFLRYLSYLRDDRKMSSSGMNLKKATVSSLCNYIENVVADEDQNYKNFRNFTRGLPSIPRNKVYEKIKVTYDEWQEMMKVLESDENYLGMAWLATAFLVGARRSEIIQFRTSILEQNPKEGQNYVLSHIVRGKGSSIDGKPLEYMIPLDVLPYWKKWIEFRGYESEYVFTTKHNGEIRQMSPSWADYFCTEVLSNILGRRINVHIFKNSCITYHLENGVDINLVSKFIAHHNDISTTSIYDLRDFEDEKNGIFG, encoded by the coding sequence TTGAGTAAGAAAATTGAGAAAAATATGCTCAGAGAACGTGCTAAAAAATTGCCTGATGTAACAGATGAAATGTGGAAACAAGTTAATGAGGATTATAGATTGCTTGTTGAAGAATATATCTCAGTTCAATCTCACAGTCCACAAACTAAGAAACAGTACACCTCATCTCTCCGTCAATTTGGCTGGTTTATGTGTCAGTCTATGAATAACAAACCACTATATAAAATAACTAAACGTGACTTCTTGCGATATTTAAGTTATTTGAGAGATGATAGAAAAATGTCTTCAAGTGGAATGAATTTAAAAAAAGCAACCGTATCTAGCTTATGTAATTATATTGAAAATGTAGTAGCAGATGAAGATCAAAACTATAAAAATTTTAGAAATTTCACACGTGGTCTGCCTTCAATCCCCCGAAATAAAGTATATGAGAAAATTAAAGTTACATATGATGAATGGCAAGAAATGATGAAAGTTTTAGAATCCGATGAGAATTATCTAGGTATGGCTTGGTTAGCTACTGCATTCTTAGTGGGAGCTAGACGTTCCGAGATTATCCAATTCAGAACAAGTATTCTGGAACAAAATCCAAAAGAAGGTCAAAATTATGTACTTTCGCATATTGTTCGTGGTAAGGGATCATCGATTGATGGTAAACCTCTAGAATACATGATCCCGTTAGATGTATTACCCTATTGGAAAAAATGGATTGAATTTAGAGGCTATGAAAGTGAATATGTTTTTACAACAAAGCATAATGGTGAAATTCGTCAAATGTCTCCTAGTTGGGCTGATTATTTTTGTACAGAAGTATTAAGTAACATTTTAGGAAGACGAATTAATGTTCATATTTTCAAAAATTCTTGTATTACTTATCATCTAGAAAATGGAGTGGACATCAATTTAGTCAGCAAGTTTATTGCACACCATAACGATATTTCGACTACTTCAATATATGATCTAAGAGATTTTGAAGATGAGAAAAACGGTATTTTCGGCTAA
- a CDS encoding DUF6364 family protein translates to MSISENNDRLTIIINKQIKEELKNIAKENNRSLSNYIAHILEQHALQVAVTKNAINKRNQLERELQRDTNRNLGNEEGLPRNDMNGYHIIKNEQSSREYNPYEVDFDNSDEIQLMDKGKLKKLKIPKSLREDE, encoded by the coding sequence ATGTCTATATCTGAAAACAATGATCGTTTAACTATAATTATCAATAAACAAATTAAAGAAGAATTGAAGAACATTGCCAAAGAGAATAATAGGAGTCTGAGTAATTATATAGCTCATATCCTTGAACAACATGCGTTACAAGTAGCAGTCACTAAAAATGCAATCAATAAGAGAAATCAACTTGAGAGAGAATTACAAAGAGATACTAATCGTAACTTAGGTAATGAAGAGGGATTACCTAGAAACGATATGAATGGTTATCACATTATCAAAAATGAACAATCTTCTCGTGAATACAACCCTTATGAAGTTGATTTCGATAATTCAGATGAGATACAACTTATGGACAAAGGTAAACTTAAAAAGCTTAAAATTCCAAAGTCACTTAGAGAAGATGAATGA